TTAGAAACAAAGCCTGACGAACGCCACTTGTTTTTAGGCTCATTAAGGGAAAGAGTGCTCTTGGCACTGACGAAAGGACAGGTCCTCAGAAGCAAACCGTATGAAGAAGCGGAGCGAACGCTCAAAACCAGCAAAAATATCACTCTTTTGATTAATGGAAAGCTTCAGTATCAGTCTTATTCTCCTTATATCCAAATGGCGAACCGGAACGGAGTGCCTTTCAAGATCGTATCTGATCTTCAGTTTCGTACGCCTCTAGGGCTAGTCATTGCGGCTGATACCGCTGTGAATCGTGAATCGATATATATTCAGGACGACATTTTCAACCGGTCAGTGCTGAAATCTTAAAAGACAAACGAACCGTTTGTCTTTTTATTCATGGCAATTCACTTACAACTGGAGATAAGATATAATGTTCTCATACTGATGGCGGGGAGGCCGGCTATGAAAAAAGCACTTATTTGCATTGATTAT
The Bacillus vallismortis genome window above contains:
- a CDS encoding YueI family protein, whose translation is MSHDKMDLYLQQGMYGPLETKPDERHLFLGSLRERVLLALTKGQVLRSKPYEEAERTLKTSKNITLLINGKLQYQSYSPYIQMANRNGVPFKIVSDLQFRTPLGLVIAADTAVNRESIYIQDDIFNRSVLKS